ctctctctttctttctttctttcctttctttcctttctttctttccaaaatgtatttattcgGATGGTTTCCCATTCATCTTGATTCAGGGTGCTTTTAGTGCTGCTTCCGTCTGAAGGAACATCCTTCTGTAAGCCTTGCTTTTCCTCCTGTAGGCTGGCAGAGGACACTAGAGCAACCAACACACAAAACTACTGTTTGTGCATGGCTAAAGACGGTGGTAATTTTATAGCATCCTGGGAATTTCACATCCATGGAATAGGAATTGGGGCTCTGCACCAGGTGCTGCTtcttgtgtttcctcttcttctcttctgGAGAAGGATGAAGGAGATCCTTTGCAACAGGCATGTTCTCGTGGGGAGGTCATCACTGCCAGAAAGGCGCCTCACCCTTTATTTCAAAAAGCAGAGTTACCTTTCTCATAATCCAATAAATTtaggttaaaaaagaagaatcctCAGATTAAATGAATTCACACTAAATTATAAATGACCCCTAAATTCCCATAATAGTTCTAGAAGTATTTTCAAGAAGATGCTTGCAAGTCCACATGATTCCCTAAATGGTGAGGTTCATGCGTTGGACGTGGTAGTAGCGTAATAAAATCTTTGCAAATAGGAAGGCGACATGATGTTGAAATCCCAGAAACTTGTTTAAAGGTGAATGGCAACCCAGTAGTGGATTCACTAGAGTGAGAGTCCCACTTTGTAATATTATAAAGATGACAGAATAGGAGACCCCAGTCTCCGTCCTCCCACCAAGATTGACAGTTTACTATCTACAAGCAAAAACACCTCTGGAATAGCTCTGGAGTTCATAAGAAACTTCATGAACACTTATAGCTGTAATAATTTACTAATGAATACACACTATTAAAAGAttaatatattgtgaaataaggAACATAAAATGTTGAGGGGGATAGAAATTTTATATgcaatcaaaattaaattatcaGATTAAAATAGACttatattatactgtatagcacagggaaatataggcagtatcttgtggcagctcacagcgaaaaaaaatgtgacaatgaatatatgtatgttcatgtataactgaaaacttgtgctctacactggaatttgacacagcattgtaaaatgactataactcaataaaaaagttttttaaaaatatttttttaaaaagactgttatAGCTATAAGATGTTTCaagtaagcctcatggtaaccgcAAAATAAAGTAGGTACACacaagataaagagaaaggaatcagtCACTACAGAAAGTCataaatttacaaaagaagacaataaggtggaaagaaagaacaaaggaactacaaaaaaaaattaacaagctaGTAATACTAAGTCTTTACCAATAAATGGATTAAATCTTCAAAAAAGTGCAAAGttgctgaatggattaaaaaacaagatccaatTATATGATGCCTATAAGAGATTCACTTCAGCTAAAGTGAACACATAGACTCAAAGTGCAGGAATGCAAAAAGATATTTCTcacaaatgaaaaccagaagagAGCAGGAGTAGCTATACTTagatcagataaaatagacttttaagtaaaaaatgagagcaaaggataaagaaggtcattatataatgataaaagggttaattcatcaagaggatataacaattcAAATATGCACAAACTCAACTTCAGCATACCTAAGTACATTAAGCAAATATATACAGATCTGAAGGGATTAATTGACAACACAGTAATAGTAAGGGACTTCAGTATCtcactttcaacaatggatagatcatccagagagaaaatcaatatGGAAACATTGAACTTGAACTATACTTGAGATGAAATGGACCTAACAGACATTTACAAAACATTCCATCCAGAAGTACAATATACATTCTCAGATGCACATGGGCATATTCCAGAATAGATCATATATTAGGTTACAAAACAAATGTCAGcaaatttttaaagactgaacTCATATCAAGTAAGTTTTCTGATCGCAGTGGtaagaaaccagaaatcaataacaggaggACATTTGGGAAATgcacaaatatatggaaattaaacaacacactcctgaacaaccagtgagtcaaagatgaaatcaaaagggaagtcaaaaaatatcttgaaacaaatgaaaatggaaacaatgtaTCAAAACTTACGGGATGCTGCAGAAGCAGTGCCAAAAGAGAAGCTTGTTGTGATCAATgcaaatgttaagaaaaaagaaagatatcaaAGAAACCACCTAGCTTACACCTCTAGAACTAGAAGAACaggaacaaactaagcccaaattAGCAGACGGAAGGAAGTTACAAAGATTGGAgaagatataattaaaatagagaattaaaaaattcagtgaaactgagagttggttttttgaaaagatgacaGAATAGACAGTCCTTTGCTagatcaagggggaaaaaagaggtgattcaaataaaattataaatgaaagaggtGGCATTACAAAtgaaccacagaaatacaaaaggatcataagagactacgaTGAACAGTTATACACCAACaagttggacaacctagaagaaatggataaattcctagaaacgtGACGTATTAAATTTGAATCATGAAGAGGTACAAAAGttgaacagaccaataacaaaTAAGGAGACAGAATCAGTAATTCAAAACTCCCCGCAAAGAAAATCCCAGGAC
This is a stretch of genomic DNA from Camelus ferus isolate YT-003-E chromosome 29, BCGSAC_Cfer_1.0, whole genome shotgun sequence. It encodes these proteins:
- the LOC102523917 gene encoding 40S ribosomal protein S27-like — encoded protein: MPVAKDLLHPSPEEKKRKHKKQHLVQSPNSYSMDVKFPGCYKITTVFSHAQTVVLCVGCSSVLCQPTGGKARLTEGCSFRRKQH